One Streptomyces drozdowiczii DNA segment encodes these proteins:
- a CDS encoding abortive infection family protein, producing the protein MVIRNLVQEPLPRAEWVQDDQWEAISDAYGRLSAAVACDDRPLVVGSAKELVESVARVTLVSYGRVVADGDEYMKVLGQAHSVVEHVIGDAVPANHPLRQIPGAAKKMAGQLRDLRNAYGTGHGRAVVHQVTDEVAEAAVHAALLWVRWALARLHTVLLGAVSPLVSDLQNGTVFYGGDLEARLEAANVPGLEESEQHRLGVAVGQRAANETNNVRLEGICACAKHPERWPDAYRHGVVQGLFVNEDGQAHAYAAASADCAAELLQHHSAPERVLTELSAVLASASWSLTFQHKHVEILKAMKDAQAKMPSQANEIWASIIEELEARAPRGDR; encoded by the coding sequence ATGGTGATAAGGAATCTGGTTCAGGAGCCCCTCCCTCGTGCTGAGTGGGTGCAGGACGATCAATGGGAAGCGATCAGTGACGCTTACGGTCGCTTGTCAGCTGCCGTTGCCTGCGACGACCGTCCGTTGGTCGTGGGATCGGCGAAGGAGCTGGTCGAGAGCGTTGCTCGCGTCACGCTCGTTTCCTATGGCCGTGTAGTTGCTGACGGCGACGAGTACATGAAGGTGCTGGGACAGGCGCATTCGGTCGTCGAGCATGTCATCGGGGATGCGGTGCCTGCGAATCATCCGCTGCGCCAGATACCTGGCGCAGCGAAGAAGATGGCTGGCCAGTTGCGTGATCTACGGAACGCCTACGGGACTGGGCATGGTCGAGCAGTCGTGCACCAGGTCACCGACGAGGTTGCCGAGGCGGCCGTCCATGCGGCACTGCTGTGGGTGCGATGGGCGCTGGCTCGGCTTCATACCGTGCTCTTGGGCGCGGTCTCGCCGCTGGTGTCTGATCTTCAGAACGGCACTGTCTTCTACGGGGGCGATCTTGAGGCTCGGCTGGAGGCAGCTAACGTCCCTGGACTCGAGGAGTCTGAGCAGCATCGCCTGGGTGTTGCCGTCGGGCAACGAGCGGCGAACGAGACGAATAATGTCCGCCTGGAAGGTATTTGCGCGTGTGCGAAACACCCGGAACGGTGGCCGGATGCCTACCGGCACGGGGTGGTCCAGGGGCTGTTCGTCAACGAGGACGGGCAGGCGCACGCGTACGCCGCTGCCAGCGCTGACTGCGCAGCCGAACTGCTACAACACCACTCCGCGCCCGAGCGCGTCCTCACGGAGCTCTCTGCCGTACTGGCGTCGGCATCATGGTCCCTCACCTTCCAGCACAAGCATGTCGAGATCCTTAAGGCCATGAAGGACGCGCAGGCGAAAATGCCGAGCCAGGCAAATGAAATCTGGGCCAGCATCATCGAAGAGCTCGAAGCCCGGGCCCCTCGCGGAGATCGTTGA
- a CDS encoding DUF7178 family protein codes for MIPVKSTEEQRASYTQAIIDMWNSATRDQVRRGRTWYSKAHEFAAEIAAGNTHKGAGVLAALSANKSWSENCRLARKAFYEGSASGHFSDAISKANRIMAGTDPAEVLPMNIKTGCFYVCIAQPDHPETVVIDRHAHDIAVREIYGQRERGLGALGRYNTLADCYRLAAHRLGELPSTVQAVTWVAHLERR; via the coding sequence GTGATTCCGGTCAAGAGCACCGAAGAGCAGCGCGCCTCCTACACCCAAGCAATTATCGACATGTGGAACTCGGCCACCCGTGACCAAGTACGACGCGGCCGCACGTGGTACTCGAAAGCACACGAATTCGCAGCAGAAATCGCAGCCGGAAACACACACAAAGGCGCGGGCGTTCTTGCCGCACTCTCCGCCAACAAGTCGTGGAGCGAGAACTGCCGACTGGCCCGAAAAGCATTCTACGAAGGATCCGCAAGCGGACATTTCTCCGACGCGATCAGCAAGGCCAACCGCATCATGGCCGGAACGGACCCCGCAGAAGTCCTCCCCATGAACATCAAGACCGGATGCTTCTACGTCTGCATCGCACAACCGGACCACCCGGAAACCGTCGTGATCGACCGTCACGCCCACGACATCGCCGTACGCGAAATCTACGGCCAACGGGAACGGGGCCTGGGCGCGCTCGGCCGCTACAACACCCTCGCCGACTGCTACCGTCTCGCCGCTCACCGCCTCGGCGAACTCCCCAGCACCGTCCAGGCCGTTACCTGGGTGGCGCACCTCGAACGCAGGTAG
- a CDS encoding replication-relaxation family protein: MTTGKQKSKAAGSTNTSRADVLRVLGVLKVATTDQIQRIALPHLNHRHTEKPTAAKRKTARTATHTAALADLRTHRLTATGGSTSTGEALRHLTLKGLEAAATELQRPLSEMGATARGAGAGGATHPMAVNETVIALLRPKPDLAKLATDPPAVRSAAQAVVDAPDGVGSIGSYWTEVPLPVAGSWSTPGRGGAQADIVLTAPQDGVPLLFVEVDNCHETAEELADKLEKYARFFRRKVKDTEGKAQPMWRTRWTTPPGTRPEDSYPPLLLVFNPRGARNLERTIPRLAALTRHLWAGTKDYDEDFHHYDRKIPVITTTLDDLREHGPHGHVFRRFGRPTSQSLFDAIGNPRRDAAHARYWAQQRAREREAKERERQEAEQRAAEREAQRPACARCGTKFTDAGWKATQTADWGTPADSHPTLCDRCKRRALVAVQLAQTLHNRPERHDQEGQEQAGPERREPGRWFSRWRT; encoded by the coding sequence ATGACGACGGGGAAGCAGAAGTCGAAGGCGGCCGGGTCGACGAATACCTCTCGCGCGGATGTGCTGCGCGTCCTCGGGGTGCTCAAGGTCGCCACCACGGATCAGATCCAGCGGATCGCTCTGCCGCACCTGAACCACCGCCACACGGAGAAGCCGACGGCGGCGAAGCGGAAGACAGCCCGCACCGCCACCCACACCGCCGCCCTGGCCGACCTGCGCACCCACCGCCTCACCGCGACCGGCGGTTCCACAAGCACGGGCGAGGCCCTGCGTCACCTGACCCTCAAGGGCCTGGAGGCCGCCGCCACGGAGCTCCAGCGCCCCCTGTCGGAGATGGGCGCCACCGCACGAGGTGCGGGCGCCGGCGGTGCCACCCACCCGATGGCTGTCAACGAAACCGTCATCGCGTTGCTGCGCCCGAAGCCGGACCTGGCCAAGCTGGCCACGGATCCGCCCGCGGTGCGGTCGGCCGCCCAGGCCGTCGTCGACGCACCTGACGGTGTGGGGAGCATCGGCTCGTACTGGACCGAGGTCCCGTTGCCGGTGGCCGGGTCCTGGAGTACGCCGGGCCGAGGCGGCGCTCAGGCCGACATCGTCCTGACCGCGCCCCAGGACGGTGTGCCGCTGCTGTTCGTTGAGGTCGACAACTGCCACGAGACCGCGGAGGAGCTCGCGGACAAGCTAGAGAAGTACGCCCGCTTCTTCCGCCGCAAGGTGAAGGACACCGAGGGCAAGGCCCAGCCGATGTGGCGCACCCGCTGGACCACCCCACCCGGGACGCGGCCCGAGGACTCGTACCCGCCGCTGCTCCTCGTCTTCAACCCGCGCGGCGCCCGCAACCTCGAACGCACCATCCCGCGCCTGGCCGCCCTCACCCGCCACCTCTGGGCAGGCACCAAGGACTACGACGAGGACTTCCACCACTACGACAGGAAGATCCCCGTCATCACGACCACCCTGGACGACCTCCGCGAGCACGGCCCGCACGGCCACGTCTTCCGCCGCTTCGGCCGCCCCACTTCACAGTCCCTGTTTGACGCGATCGGCAACCCCCGCCGCGACGCCGCCCACGCCCGCTACTGGGCCCAGCAGCGCGCCCGCGAGCGCGAGGCGAAGGAACGCGAGCGCCAGGAGGCCGAACAGCGCGCCGCGGAACGAGAAGCACAACGACCCGCGTGCGCGCGCTGCGGGACGAAGTTCACCGACGCAGGCTGGAAGGCGACCCAGACCGCAGACTGGGGCACCCCGGCCGACAGCCACCCCACGCTCTGCGATCGGTGCAAGCGCCGCGCCCTCGTCGCCGTACAGCTCGCCCAGACACTCCACAACCGTCCCGAGCGCCACGACCAGGAGGGCCAGGAGCAAGCAGGGCCGGAGCGGCGGGAGCCCGGCCGGTGGTTCTCACGCTGGCGCACTTGA
- a CDS encoding HIT family protein produces the protein MDLDAYEARVRNGPCFICAFVAGEPGHVTVYEDDQHIAFLDRYPTVPGKVLVAPKTHIEHAVRELGEPAYLALMSVVRKVALAVEAVVAPERTYLLSLGSQQGNAHLHWHIAGLPPGTPYREQQFHALMTENGTLSYTDVEAAALGERLRATLAEG, from the coding sequence ATGGACCTGGACGCGTACGAGGCCAGGGTGCGTAACGGGCCATGCTTCATCTGCGCGTTCGTGGCGGGTGAGCCCGGGCATGTGACGGTGTACGAGGACGATCAGCACATCGCCTTTCTCGACCGGTATCCCACCGTGCCGGGAAAGGTGCTGGTGGCTCCCAAGACCCACATCGAGCACGCCGTCCGCGAACTTGGGGAACCCGCCTACCTTGCGCTCATGTCCGTGGTTCGCAAGGTGGCACTCGCGGTGGAAGCGGTCGTCGCACCCGAGCGCACCTACCTGCTGTCCCTGGGCAGCCAGCAGGGCAACGCGCACCTTCACTGGCACATCGCCGGCCTGCCCCCAGGAACGCCGTACAGGGAACAGCAGTTCCACGCCCTGATGACCGAGAACGGCACGCTGTCTTACACGGACGTGGAAGCAGCGGCGCTGGGGGAACGTCTACGCGCCACCCTTGCCGAAGGGTGA